A window of the Hordeum vulgare subsp. vulgare chromosome 5H, MorexV3_pseudomolecules_assembly, whole genome shotgun sequence genome harbors these coding sequences:
- the LOC123398046 gene encoding 2-hydroxy-6-oxononadienedioate/2-hydroxy-6-oxononatrienedioate hydrolase-like, producing MHATPPAVTNQSRLARMVNWVQVAREHFVARLATNAGLRQHAVAVDDDAGTVLSFWLPEHKIATTTDQGEKRAARHAVVLVHGFAGDGMMTWGFQVGALARCGYDVYVPDLVHFGGSSSPSPDRSVAFQARCLEAALRKLGVVEGCTVVGFSYGGFVAFQMAEAHPGLVRSVVVSGADVAYTGAMNDALLGRFGVGTLAELLLPDSARRLRSLFSDAMYKKLWFPQRILNDFLKVMYENRQERKEMLDKLLMMDKQASSTSTPSFQQNILLLWGDDDDFFPVENAKKLKEKLGKKAMLQSISKAGHLAQLERPCVYNRCLKEFLAHVNAISPQT from the exons ATGCATGCCACCCCACCCGCCGTAACCAATCAATCAAGGCTGGCTAGGATGGTGAACTGGGTGCAGGTGGCGAGGGAGCACTTCGTGGCCCGGCTGGCCACCAACGCCGGCCTCCGGCAGCACGCCGTGGCCGTGGACGACGACGCCGGCACCGTCCTCAGCTTCTGGCTGCCCGAGCACAAGATCGCCACCACCACCGACCAGGGGGAGAAGCGGGCCGCCAGGCACGCCGTCGTCCTGGTGCACGGCTTCGCCGGCGACGGCATGATGACCTGGGGGTTCCAGGTGGGCGCGCTCGCCAGGTGCGGCTACGACGTGTACGTCCCCGACCTGGTCCACTTCGGcggctcgtcgtcgccgtcgcccgaCCGCTCCGTGGCGTTCCAGGCGCGGTGCCTCGAAGCGGCGCTGCGGAAGCTGGGCGTGGTGGAGGGGTGCACCGTCGTCGGGTTCAGCTACGGCGGGTTCGTGGCGTTCCAGATGGCCGAGGCGCACCCGGGCCTCGTCCGCTCCGTCGTCGTATCTGGCGCTGACGTGGCCTACACGGGCGCCATGAACGACGCACTGCTGGGCAGGTTTGGCGTCGGGACGCTCGCGGAGCTGTTGCTGCCGGACTCGGCCCGGCGGCTGAGGTCGCTCTTCTCCGACGCCATGTACAAGAAGCTCTGGTTTCCCCAACGCATACTCAACGACTTCCTCAAG GTCATGTATGAAAACCGACAGGAGAGAAAAGAGATGCTGGATAAACTCCTGATGATGGACAAACAAGCATCTTCGACATCAACCCCTTCTTTTCAGCAG AACATACTTCTACTatggggagatgatgatgatttcTTTCCCGTCGAGAATGCCAAGAAGTTAAAAGA GAAGCTGGGGAAGAAGGCAATGCTGCAAAGCATAAGCAAGGCGGGGCATCTAGCACAGCTAGAGAGACCTTGTGTCTATAACCGCTGCCTTAAAGAATTCTTGGCTCATGTCAACGCCATCTCTCCTCAAACTTAG